DNA from Streptomyces luteogriseus:
ATCGCGGCCCGGCGGCCGTTCTTCGAGGCGATGGTGGTGGCGGACTACGACCCGGCCCGGGCCGAGGCGGCGGTCGCGGCCCTGGGCGGCGAGGCGCGGTTCACCGCGGAGCAGGTGGACGCGGGCGACGAAGCGGCCGTGGCCCGTCTGCTCCGGTGGCATCGCTGCGACGTTCTGCTCAACGCCACCGACCCCCGCTTCGTGATGCCCCTGTTCCGCGCGGCCCGCGCCGCGGGTGCCACCTATCTCGACATGGCGATGTCACTGTCCCGCCCGCACGCCGAGCGCCCCTACGAGGAGTGCGGGGTCAAGCTCGGCGACGAGCAGTTCACGCAGGCCGCCGACTGGGAGAAGGAGGGGCTGCTGGCCCTCGTCGGGATGGGTGTGGAGCCGGGACTGTCGGACGTCTTCGCGCGGTACGCCGCCGACGAACTCTTCGACGAGATCGAGGAGATCGGCATCCGCGACGGCGCGAATCTGACCGTCGACGGCTACGACTTCGCGCCCTCGTTCAGCATCTGGACCACCATCGAGGAGTGCCTCAATCCGCCGGTCGTCCACGAGACGGGCAAGGGCTGGTTCACCACCGAACCGTTCAGTGAGCCCGAGGTCTTCGACTTCCCCGAGGGCATCGGCCCGGTCGAGTGCGTGAACGTCGAGCACGAGGAGGTGCTGCTCGTCCCGCGCTGGGTCGACGCCCGCCGGGTGACCTTCAAGTACGGCCTGGGCCGGGAGTTCGTCGAGACGCTGAAGACGCTGCATCTGCTGGGCCTGGACCGCACCGACCCGGTGACCGTGCCCGGGCCCGACGGGCCGGTGAAGGTCTCGCCGCGGGACGTGGTCGCCGCGTGTCTGCCCGATCCGGCCACCCTCGGGGAGCGGATGCACGGCAAGACCTGTGCGGGCACCTGGGTGAAGGGCGTGAAGGACGGCGCGCCGCGCGAGGTGTACCTCTACCACGTGGTCGACAACCAGTGGTCGATGGCGGAGTACGGCTCCCAGGCCGTGGTGTGGCAGACCGCGATCAACCCCGTCGTCGCGCTCGAACTCCTCGCGACGGGCGCCTGGTCCGGTGCGGGCGTGCTCGGCCCGGAGGCCTTCCCGGCCCGGCCGTTCCTGGACCTGCTGACGGACTACGGCTCCCCCTGGGGCATGCGGGAGCAGTGAACGACTGTCCGGGAACGCCCTGTTTCAGCGCGCATCGACAGGTCACCCGAAAAGGAGTAAGCAGACGAGAGAGCACGTTTCTACTGCGATGCAGGTGACTTCGATGGACAACTGGCGAGACCACGCTGCCTGTCGGCACGAGGACCCCGAGCTCTTCTTCCCGATCGGCACCTCCGGCCCGGCTCTGCTGCAGACGGAACAGGCCAAGGCGGTGTGCCGACGGCGCTGCCCGGTGCAGGAGCAGTGTCTGCAATGGGCCCTGGACACGGGCCAGTCCATCGGCGTGTGGGGCGGGACGAGCGAGAACGAACGGCGTGCGCTGAAGCGCCGCACGGCCGCCCGCCGCCGCTCCGGCTGACATCGGCCCGCAACCCCCGGGGACCTGGCTGCACCGCAGCGGTTCCCGGGGGTGCGGGCGTCCGGCCGGGGTTGGGCTCGCGGCACGGGTCCGTGTCGTCGCGGGGAGGAGCCGACCATGAGCGTGCGTGTGCGCCGTGTCTACGATCCCGCCGAGCCGGAGGACGGGGTGCGGGTCCTGGTCGACCGGTTGTGGCCGCGCGGACTGGCGAAGGACGCGGCCCGGGTGGACGAGTGGCCGAAGGCCCTCACCCCGTCGACGGAGCTGCGCCGCTGGTACCACGCGGGCGGGGGCACGTACGAGGAGTTCGCCGAGCGGTACGAGGCGGAGCTCGCCGCCGAGGAGGCCGCAGAGGCCCTGGACGGTGTGCGTGACCTCGCCGGGAAAGGCGACGTGACCCTGCTGACCGCGTCGAAGACGCCGGAGCAGAGCCACGCCACGGTGCTGGTCCGCCTCCTCGAAGGCTGAGGAGACGGGCCCGCGTCCGTCAGGCGGTCTGCTTCGCCGCCGCCCGGCCCGCCGCACGGCCCGAGAAGAGGCAGCCCCCGAGGAAGGTGCCCTCCAGGGCGTTGTAGCCGTGGACGCCGCCGCCGCCGAAGCCGGCGACCTCACCGGCCGCGTACAGCCCCTCGACCGGCTTGCCGTCGGTCCCGAGGGCGCGGGAGTCCAGGTCGGTCTGGATGCCGCCGAGGGTCTTGCGGGTGAGGATGTGCAGCTTGACGCCGATCAGCGGGCCGGCCGCCGGGTCCAGGATGCGGTGCGGAGTGGCGACCCGGCCGAGGCGGTCGCCGATGTAGCGGCGGGCATTGCGGATGCCCTGCACCTGGGCGTCCTTGGCGTAGGGGTTGGCGATCTGCAGGTCACGGGCCTCGATCTGGCGCTTGATCCCGGCCGCGTCGAGGAGCGGCTCGTCGGTGAGGTCGTTCATCTTCGCGACGAGCTGCTCGACACTGGACGCGGTCACGAAGTCGGCACCCTTGCGCAGGAACGCGTCGACAGGTCCGGGCGCGCCCTTGCCGAGGATGCGTTCCTTGAGGAACCCGGCGCGGTCCTTGGCGGTGATGTCGGGGTTCTGCTCGGAGCCCGACAGGGCGAACTCCTTCTCGATGATCTTCTGCGTGAGGATGAACCAGGAGTGGTCGTACCCGGCGATGTCCTCGGTGGTGCGCAGGTGCTTCAGGGTGCCGAGGGTGTCGTAGCCGGGCAGGCAGGGCCCGGGCAGACGGCGGCCGAGGGCGTCGAACCACATCGAGGACGGCCCCGGCAGGATGCGGATGCCGTGGCCGGGCCAGACCGGGTCCCAGTTCCGCAGACCCTCGGTGTAGTGCCACATGCGGTCGCGGTTGACCAGCCGTACGCCCGCCTCGGCGCTGATGTCGAGCATCCGCCCGTCGACATAGGCGGGGACACCGGTGACCATCTCGCGGGGCGGGGTGCCGAGGCGCTCGGGCCAGTAACGTCGGACGATGTCGTGGTCGGCGCCGATGCCGCCGCTGGTGACGATGACGGCTTGGGCGGTGAGTTCGAACTCGCCGATCGCCTCGCGGCTGGAGGCGACGCCCCGCGGTGAGGGGTCCTCGGCCAGGACCGTGCCGCGCACGCCCCGGGCGGTGCCGTCCTCGACGACGAGGGCGTCGACGCGGTGGCGGTGGTGGAAGGTGAGCAGGCCGTCGCGGGCGGCCTGCTTGGCGTAGTGCACGAACGGTTCGACGACGCCGGTGCCGGTGCCCCAGGCGATGTGGAAGCGGGGCACGGTGTTGCCGTGCCCGTGCGCGGTGAGGTCGCCCCGCTCCGCCCAGCCGACGGTGGGCAGGAACTTGATGTGGTGCCCGTCGAGCCAGGAGCGCTTCTCCCCCGCGGCGAACTCGACGTAGGCGCGGGCCCAGCGCACGGCCCAGGAGTCCTCGTCGTCCAGCCGGTCGAAGCCCGCGCTGCCCCGCCAGTCGCTCCAGGCGAGGTCGAAGGAGTCCTTGATGCCCAGGCGGCGCTGCTCGGGCGAGTCGACGAGGAACAGCCCGCCGAAGGACCAGAAGGCCTGGCCGCCGAGGTTGTTGGCATTCTCCTGGTCGACGAGGGCGACCCGTCTGCCCCTGCTGGTCAGTTCGTGCGCCGCGACCAGACCGGCGAGGCCCGCTCCGACGACGATGACATCGGCATCCATGGCGACCGTTCCCTTCTTCAGTTCTTCGTGTGATCGAGGGTGCCGCTGCCATCGGTCAGCAGGGCCGTGAGCAGTTGCTTCAGCCAGGCACGGGCGTGGCCCAGGTCCCGGTCCAGCAGGAGTTGCGTGGTGACGCCGTCGTACGCGGCGACCACGGCGTGGGCGGCGCCGTCCGTGTCCCCCAGCACGGCGGGCAGTGCGGTGTGGCCGCGGGCCCGGCCCAGCCGCTCGGCGATGGCCCGCCGCAGCCGCGCGCGGTGTTCGAGCAGGCTCCGCGCCACCTCCGGGTCACGGGCGGCGTGCACGAGGAAGTCCGTCTTCACCAGGAGCCAGTCCCGGTCGAGGAGCAGCACGTCGGTGACGCGGTCCACGGCGGCGGGCACGTCGAGGTCGGGCCCGTCGAGGGCGAGGGCGCCGGAGACCTGCTCGGCGATCAGCTCGGCCCGCTCACGGTAGAGGGCGAAGAACAGCTCGTCGAGGCTGGAGAAGTTGGAGTAGAAGGCGCCCCTGCTGTAGCCGGCGGCCTCGCAGACCTCCTCGATCGAGACATGCCCGAAGCCCTTGGCCGCGAACACGGAGAACGCCGCCTCCAGGAGGTTGGCGCGGGTGTGGACACGGCGCCTGGTCACACGCCCGGTTCTTCTCTCGACGGTCATGCCCCGCCCCCCTTTCGATACATGATTGTATTGGATACACCGATGTATCGAAAGAGCGATCACCCTATGGAACAGATATTCGAATACGAGGTACGCTGACTGCATGCACCTCCAGGGCTCTCTCTTCGACCAGGCCGGCGAGCTGTGCCTCGGCTCTCTGGACGGGATCGGCCGTACCCACCTCGGCTTCGGCGCCTGGCTCGACACGCTGCCCGGCTGGCTCGGCGGCTCGGACGACCTGTTCGAACAGCTGGCCGCCGAGGTCCCGTGGCGGGCGGAGCGGCGCACGATGTACGACACCGTGGTCGACGTCCCCCGCCTGCTCGCGTTCTACGGCGTGGACGACCGGCTGCCGCACCCCGTGCTGGCCGAGGCACGGGACGCGTTGAGCGCCCACTACGGCGAGGAACTGGGTGAGCCGTTCACCACGGCCGGGCTGTGCTACTACCGCGACGGCCGGGACAGCGTCGCCTGGCACGGCGACCGGATCGGACGCGGAGCGCGCGAGGACACGATGGTCGCGATCCTGTCCGTCGGAGCACCCCGTGATCTGCTGCTCCGCCCGCTGCGAGGCGGCCGGGACACCGTGCGCCGCCCACTGGGCCACGGCGACCTCATCGTGATGGGCGGCTCCTGCCAGCGCACCTGGGAGCACTCGATCCCCAAGAGCACCCGGGCGACGGAGCCGCGCATCAGCATCCAGTTCCGTCCGCACGGCGTGCGCTGAGCACGGACCGGACTCGCTGCCGCACGGCGCGCACTGGGCACGTGAACGCCCCCGCCACCCAGCCGGGTTGCGGCGGACCCGGCGATTCCGCCCGCCGTGGCATCTGCTTCTCTTCTCCCGTCGGGCCGGTAGCGGGACCACACGAGGCGGGCGATCATGCGGGCGGACGTACAGCAAGTCGCGGACGGCACCTACCTGGTGCACGGATCGAACACCAACTGGGTGATCCTCACGGAGGGGGACGCCGTCACGCTGGTCGACACCGGTTACCCCGGCGACCGCGAGCAGCTCCTCGCCTCGCTCGCGCAGGTGGGCAGCTCCCCGCAGGCGGTCGCGGCCGCGCTGATCACGCACGCGCACAACGACCACCTGGGCAGCGCGGAGTACCTGCGCGCCACGTACGGCACGCCCGTTCTCCTGCACGAGGCCGAAGTGCCGCACGCGCGCCGGGAGTTCCTGCACCAGGTGTCCATCGGGACGGTGCTGGGGAACGGCTGGCGGCCGGGGGTGCTGCCGTGGGCCGTGCACGCGCTGCGCTCGGGCGGCACGACCCCCGTCCCGGTGACGGCCCCGCAGGCGTTCCCGACGGCGGGCGCGCTGGACCTGCCCGGACGGCCGGTACCGGTGCACACCCCCGGTCACACCGACGGGCACTGCGCCTACCACCTGCCCGGCACCGGTGTACTGATCTCCGGGGACGCCCTGGTCAGCGGGCACCCCACCTCGCGGGTCGAAGGGCCGCAGCTGCTGCCGGACATGTTCCACCGCGAGCGGCCCCCTGCCCTGGCCTCGCTGGACGTCCTGGCGGAGCTGGAGGGCGAGCTGCTGCTCCCCGGGCACGGGCCGGTGCACCGCGGGCCGGTGCGGGACGCCGCGCGGCGGGCCCGGGAACGCGCCCTTTAGAGTGAGGCGACGATCGGCGGCGAGACAAGGACACCCGGCGCATGGCACTGCAGATCAGCGCGACGAACCCCGAGCACCCCGCGCTCTTGCTGGAACTGCCGTGGCACCTGCCCCTGGAGGACTGGCCCGAGGAGTACCTCGTCCCGCTGCCCCGCGGCATCTCCCGGCACGTGGTGCGCTACTCCCGGGCAGGCGACGAGGTGATCGCCGTCAAGGAGCTGGCCGAGCGCCCGGCGCTGCGCGAGTACGACATGCTGCGCGATCTGGACCGGCTCGGCATCCCGTCGGTGGACCCGCTGGCCGTGGTCACCGGCCGCACCGACGCGAGCGGCGCCCCGCTGGAGAGCGTCCTGGTCACCCGGCACCTGGGCGGCTCGATGCCGTACCGCTCGATGTTCGAGACGACCATGCGGCCCGCCACCATGCACCGGCTGATGGACGCGCTCGCCGTGCTCCTGGTGCGCCTGCACCTGGCCGGGTTCGCCTGGGGCGACTGCTCGCTGTCCAACACCCTCTTCCGACGGGACGCGGGCGCCTACGCCGCGTATCTCGTGGACGCCGAGACCGGTGACCTGCATCCGCAGCTCAGCACGGGGCAGCGCGACTACGACCTCGACCTCGCCCGCGTCAACATCAGCGGGGAGCTGCTGGACCTGGAGGCGTCCGGGGCGCTGCACCCCTCCGTCGACCCGATCGAGTTCGGCACGGAGATCTGCGCCCGCTACCGCGGCCTGTGGAACGAGCTGACCCGGGCCTCCGTCTACCCGGCCGGCAAGTACCACTACATAGAACGCCGGATCCGCCGCCTGAACGACCTCGGTTTCGACGTCGCCGAGATGCAGATCGAGCACGCCTCCAACGGCGACACGGTCAGCTTCGTGCCCAAGGTCGTCGACGCGGGCCACCACCAGCGCCAGCTGCTGCGTCTGACCGGTCTCGACACGGAGGAGAACCAGGCCCGGCGGCTGCTGAACGACCTGGAGAGCTGGATGGCGACCCAGGACGACTACGCGCCCGGCGATCCCCTGGGAGCCCGCCCGGAGGTGCTGGCCCACCGCTGGGTGCGGGAGGTGTTCCGGCCGACCGTGCGGGCCGTGCCGCTCGAACTGCGCGGTGCGATGGACCCGGCGGAGATCTACCACCAGCTCCTCGAACACCGCTGGTACATGTCCGAGCGGGCCCAGCACGACATCGGCATCGAGACCGCGGTCGAGGACTACATCGAGAACATCCTGCCCAAGGCGAGCAGGACGCTGCAGCCGACCGCGGAGTGAGGGGCCGCAGCCCTCACGCGTGGGGCACCACCGCCACCGGGCAGTCCGCGTGGTGCAGCATCCCGTGGGCCACCGAGCCGATGCGGGCCCCGACGGCCGTGCGGTGGGCCCGGCGGCCGACGACCATCAGCTGGGCCGTCCCGGCCACCGACAGCAGCACCTGGCTCGCGCTGCCCATCTCCACGTGCTCCTCGACGGGCACATCGGGGAATCGTTCCCGCCACGGCCGGACCGCGGCGGCCAGGCTCTTCCTCTCGTACGGCTCCAGTCCCCCGGCCTCGTCGAGGAGCTTCAGCGAGCCGGGGCTGTAGGCGAAGACGGGCGGCAGGTTCCAGGCCCGTACGACCCGCACGGTCGCCCCGCGCTCGGCGGCCGTCTCGAAGGCGAAGCGCAGCGCGTCGGCACTGTCCTCCGGGTCGCCCTGCTGGCCCACCACGACCTCCCGGCCGGCGGCCTCGGACGAGGGCTGGTCGCCGGCCCGGACGAGCACCACGGGCCGGGTGGTCGCGGCGATCACCTGCTGGCCGACCGAGCCGAGCAGGAACCCGACGATGCGGCCGTGCCCGCGCGAGCCGAGCACCAGCATCTCGGCGTCGGCCGCGGCGGCGACCAGGGTGTCGGCCACCGGGCCCTCGACGACATCGGTGGTCACCTCGAGACCCGGATGGTGTGCGGTGACGGTGCCGACGGCTTCGGTCACCGCACCGTGCACCCACTCGGCCTGGCCGTCCGCGTCCCCGGCGATCCCCGCCTCGATCACCTCCTGGGAGTGGACCCGCCAGGCGTGCACCACCCGGAGCGCCAGCCCGCGCCGCACCGCCTCCCTCGCCGCCCACGCCAGGGCGGCGAGGCTCTCCTGCGATCCGTCGACCCCTGCGGTGATCGGGCGTGTCATCCCGCTGTCTCCCCTCGTCGGAAATCACTACGTGCTCATGATCAGTCTTCACTACACTGCCCGCATGTCACTGGAGTGGGAGCAGGTAATGGTGGATTCGGCCGATCCCGCGGCCCTGGGCCGCTGGTGGGCCGAGGCTCTCGGCTGGGTGGTGGTGAACGACGCACCTGACGAGTTCGAGATCCGGCCCGCCCCGGAACGACTGCCGGGCCTGCTGTTCACGACGGTGCCGGAGCGCAAGACGATCAAGAACCGCCTCCACTTCGACTTCAGGCCCGACGACCAGGAGGCCGAGGTGGCCCGGCTGCTGGCGCTCGGCGCGCGGCACGCCGACGTCGGGCAGGGCGAGCAGCCGTGGGTGACGCTCGCCGACCCGGAGGGCAACGAATTCTGCGTGCTGGGAGCCTTCAAGAGCTGATCCCCGTGTCCGGGCACCGCGCCGCGATCGAACATACGATGGGCTTCAGGCCGGCGCGGTGCCCCGGGACGCCGTGCCGTGAGTCGACCGCCCGGTGTGGGGGACGTATGGCACAGCCCGCCGATACGGCGCGGACCGTCATCATGACCGTGGACGACGATCCGGGTGTCTCCCGGGCCGTGGCCCGGGACCTGAGGCGGCGGTACGGCGCGTCGTACCGGATCGTGCGGGCGGAGTCCGGCGCGTCCGCGCTGGACGCGCTGCGCGAGCTGAAGCTCCGCGGCGATCTCGTGGCGGTGATCCTGGCCGACTACCGGATGCCGCAGATGAACGGCATCGAGTTCCTGGAACAGGCCCTGGACGTCTACCCGGGCGCGCGGCGCGTGCTGCTGACCGCGTACGCGGACACGAACGCCGCGATCGACGCGATCAACGTCGT
Protein-coding regions in this window:
- a CDS encoding alpha-ketoglutarate-dependent dioxygenase AlkB, which translates into the protein MHLQGSLFDQAGELCLGSLDGIGRTHLGFGAWLDTLPGWLGGSDDLFEQLAAEVPWRAERRTMYDTVVDVPRLLAFYGVDDRLPHPVLAEARDALSAHYGEELGEPFTTAGLCYYRDGRDSVAWHGDRIGRGAREDTMVAILSVGAPRDLLLRPLRGGRDTVRRPLGHGDLIVMGGSCQRTWEHSIPKSTRATEPRISIQFRPHGVR
- a CDS encoding VOC family protein, with protein sequence MSLEWEQVMVDSADPAALGRWWAEALGWVVVNDAPDEFEIRPAPERLPGLLFTTVPERKTIKNRLHFDFRPDDQEAEVARLLALGARHADVGQGEQPWVTLADPEGNEFCVLGAFKS
- a CDS encoding FAD-binding dehydrogenase, which encodes MDADVIVVGAGLAGLVAAHELTSRGRRVALVDQENANNLGGQAFWSFGGLFLVDSPEQRRLGIKDSFDLAWSDWRGSAGFDRLDDEDSWAVRWARAYVEFAAGEKRSWLDGHHIKFLPTVGWAERGDLTAHGHGNTVPRFHIAWGTGTGVVEPFVHYAKQAARDGLLTFHHRHRVDALVVEDGTARGVRGTVLAEDPSPRGVASSREAIGEFELTAQAVIVTSGGIGADHDIVRRYWPERLGTPPREMVTGVPAYVDGRMLDISAEAGVRLVNRDRMWHYTEGLRNWDPVWPGHGIRILPGPSSMWFDALGRRLPGPCLPGYDTLGTLKHLRTTEDIAGYDHSWFILTQKIIEKEFALSGSEQNPDITAKDRAGFLKERILGKGAPGPVDAFLRKGADFVTASSVEQLVAKMNDLTDEPLLDAAGIKRQIEARDLQIANPYAKDAQVQGIRNARRYIGDRLGRVATPHRILDPAAGPLIGVKLHILTRKTLGGIQTDLDSRALGTDGKPVEGLYAAGEVAGFGGGGVHGYNALEGTFLGGCLFSGRAAGRAAAKQTA
- a CDS encoding WhiB family transcriptional regulator, with amino-acid sequence MDNWRDHAACRHEDPELFFPIGTSGPALLQTEQAKAVCRRRCPVQEQCLQWALDTGQSIGVWGGTSENERRALKRRTAARRRSG
- a CDS encoding universal stress protein, with the translated sequence MTRPITAGVDGSQESLAALAWAAREAVRRGLALRVVHAWRVHSQEVIEAGIAGDADGQAEWVHGAVTEAVGTVTAHHPGLEVTTDVVEGPVADTLVAAAADAEMLVLGSRGHGRIVGFLLGSVGQQVIAATTRPVVLVRAGDQPSSEAAGREVVVGQQGDPEDSADALRFAFETAAERGATVRVVRAWNLPPVFAYSPGSLKLLDEAGGLEPYERKSLAAAVRPWRERFPDVPVEEHVEMGSASQVLLSVAGTAQLMVVGRRAHRTAVGARIGSVAHGMLHHADCPVAVVPHA
- a CDS encoding DUF4032 domain-containing protein — protein: MALQISATNPEHPALLLELPWHLPLEDWPEEYLVPLPRGISRHVVRYSRAGDEVIAVKELAERPALREYDMLRDLDRLGIPSVDPLAVVTGRTDASGAPLESVLVTRHLGGSMPYRSMFETTMRPATMHRLMDALAVLLVRLHLAGFAWGDCSLSNTLFRRDAGAYAAYLVDAETGDLHPQLSTGQRDYDLDLARVNISGELLDLEASGALHPSVDPIEFGTEICARYRGLWNELTRASVYPAGKYHYIERRIRRLNDLGFDVAEMQIEHASNGDTVSFVPKVVDAGHHQRQLLRLTGLDTEENQARRLLNDLESWMATQDDYAPGDPLGARPEVLAHRWVREVFRPTVRAVPLELRGAMDPAEIYHQLLEHRWYMSERAQHDIGIETAVEDYIENILPKASRTLQPTAE
- a CDS encoding MBL fold metallo-hydrolase; the protein is MRADVQQVADGTYLVHGSNTNWVILTEGDAVTLVDTGYPGDREQLLASLAQVGSSPQAVAAALITHAHNDHLGSAEYLRATYGTPVLLHEAEVPHARREFLHQVSIGTVLGNGWRPGVLPWAVHALRSGGTTPVPVTAPQAFPTAGALDLPGRPVPVHTPGHTDGHCAYHLPGTGVLISGDALVSGHPTSRVEGPQLLPDMFHRERPPALASLDVLAELEGELLLPGHGPVHRGPVRDAARRARERAL
- a CDS encoding saccharopine dehydrogenase family protein encodes the protein MRVLLVGAGGVGGAITRIAARRPFFEAMVVADYDPARAEAAVAALGGEARFTAEQVDAGDEAAVARLLRWHRCDVLLNATDPRFVMPLFRAARAAGATYLDMAMSLSRPHAERPYEECGVKLGDEQFTQAADWEKEGLLALVGMGVEPGLSDVFARYAADELFDEIEEIGIRDGANLTVDGYDFAPSFSIWTTIEECLNPPVVHETGKGWFTTEPFSEPEVFDFPEGIGPVECVNVEHEEVLLVPRWVDARRVTFKYGLGREFVETLKTLHLLGLDRTDPVTVPGPDGPVKVSPRDVVAACLPDPATLGERMHGKTCAGTWVKGVKDGAPREVYLYHVVDNQWSMAEYGSQAVVWQTAINPVVALELLATGAWSGAGVLGPEAFPARPFLDLLTDYGSPWGMREQ
- a CDS encoding DUF488 domain-containing protein; the protein is MSVRVRRVYDPAEPEDGVRVLVDRLWPRGLAKDAARVDEWPKALTPSTELRRWYHAGGGTYEEFAERYEAELAAEEAAEALDGVRDLAGKGDVTLLTASKTPEQSHATVLVRLLEG
- a CDS encoding TetR/AcrR family transcriptional regulator, encoding MTVERRTGRVTRRRVHTRANLLEAAFSVFAAKGFGHVSIEEVCEAAGYSRGAFYSNFSSLDELFFALYRERAELIAEQVSGALALDGPDLDVPAAVDRVTDVLLLDRDWLLVKTDFLVHAARDPEVARSLLEHRARLRRAIAERLGRARGHTALPAVLGDTDGAAHAVVAAYDGVTTQLLLDRDLGHARAWLKQLLTALLTDGSGTLDHTKN